One segment of Spiroplasma cantharicola DNA contains the following:
- the prmC gene encoding peptide chain release factor N(5)-glutamine methyltransferase — translation MNLTKLKQKYVPLVFTSNEFNEIIIYITHNSDFNFLNDIYLSEKELDLFFQIVDIFLKTNMPLAYILNNKYFYKYDFYVNEDVLIPRQETECIVEEIMKYDLNNKNLFDICCGSGCIGITLKNLQPKLNLYMSDISPKAIEVANLNLKKYKIKAKTFVSDFLNIFDQINIVPDYITINPPYINSLDLNIENNVKKFEPHLALFAKEEGLYFYKILAKRLDFLFQLNKNLLIICEFGFEQKEQLRNIFSGMIVKYNIDFKKDYSNNWRYFVITSKEIYEK, via the coding sequence ATGAACTTAACTAAATTAAAACAAAAGTATGTTCCTTTAGTTTTTACATCAAATGAATTTAATGAAATAATAATTTATATAACACATAATTCTGATTTCAACTTTTTAAATGATATTTATTTATCAGAAAAAGAATTGGATTTGTTTTTTCAAATAGTTGATATTTTTTTAAAAACAAATATGCCACTTGCATATATATTAAACAACAAGTATTTTTATAAATATGATTTTTATGTTAATGAAGATGTTTTAATCCCCCGACAAGAAACAGAATGTATTGTTGAAGAAATTATGAAATATGATCTTAATAATAAAAATCTATTTGATATTTGTTGTGGTAGTGGTTGTATAGGTATTACATTAAAAAATTTGCAACCAAAGCTTAATTTATATATGAGTGATATTTCACCAAAAGCAATTGAAGTTGCAAATTTAAATTTAAAAAAATATAAAATAAAAGCTAAAACTTTTGTATCTGATTTTCTAAATATTTTCGATCAAATTAATATTGTTCCAGATTATATTACAATTAATCCTCCATATATCAATTCTTTAGATTTAAATATTGAAAATAATGTAAAAAAGTTTGAACCACATCTGGCTCTTTTTGCAAAGGAAGAAGGATTATATTTTTATAAAATTTTAGCAAAAAGACTTGATTTTCTATTTCAGTTAAATAAAAATCTATTAATTATTTGTGAATTTGGTTTTGAACAAAAAGAACAATTGAGAAATATTTTTTCAGGAATGATAGTAAAATATAATATAGATTTCAAAAAGGATTATTCAAATAATTGAAGATATTTTGTAATTACTTCTAAGGAGATTTATGAAAAGTAA
- the prfA gene encoding peptide chain release factor 1, whose translation MNKKTLEALDVMENRVNSIDETIQKEETLKDIKLLTELNKERATLDEIVQKYQEYKKVNKDIEEAKLILETEKEEEMRTLAKLQLEEEQAAIEIIEKDLELLLLPKDPNDDKNVIFEIRGAAGGDEANIFAGDLFRLYTKYAEKNNWKIDVIDANESAVGGFSQISFMLKGDKVYSKMKFESGSHRVQRVPKTESKGRIQTSTATVAVLPEVSDVEVEIKAVDLRIDTYRASGAGGQHINTTDSAVRITHIPTGIVAASQDGRSQHDNKDKAMTLLRARIYEAELEKQQSEAASMRKNAVGTGARSEKIRTYNYAQNRVTDHRVNLTLNKLDQVMEGNLDEIIVELINDEQKNMITQHIQG comes from the coding sequence ATGAATAAAAAAACTTTAGAAGCTTTAGATGTAATGGAAAATAGAGTTAATTCAATTGATGAAACAATTCAAAAGGAAGAAACTTTAAAAGATATTAAACTTCTAACAGAATTAAATAAAGAAAGAGCAACCTTAGATGAAATTGTTCAAAAATATCAAGAATATAAAAAAGTTAATAAAGATATTGAAGAAGCAAAATTAATTTTGGAGACAGAAAAAGAAGAGGAAATGAGAACTCTTGCAAAACTTCAGTTAGAAGAAGAGCAAGCTGCAATTGAAATTATTGAAAAGGATTTAGAATTATTGTTATTACCTAAAGACCCTAATGATGACAAAAATGTTATTTTTGAAATTAGAGGAGCTGCTGGTGGAGATGAAGCAAATATTTTTGCAGGGGACTTATTTAGACTATATACAAAGTATGCTGAAAAAAATAATTGGAAAATAGATGTTATTGATGCAAACGAATCAGCTGTAGGTGGATTTAGTCAAATTTCATTTATGTTAAAGGGAGATAAAGTATATTCAAAAATGAAATTTGAATCTGGAAGTCATAGAGTTCAAAGGGTTCCCAAAACAGAATCAAAAGGTAGAATACAAACTTCAACAGCAACAGTTGCTGTTCTCCCTGAAGTTAGTGATGTTGAAGTTGAAATTAAGGCAGTAGATTTAAGAATTGATACTTACAGAGCATCTGGAGCAGGTGGGCAACATATTAATACAACAGATTCTGCTGTTAGAATTACGCATATTCCAACTGGAATAGTTGCAGCTTCACAAGATGGAAGAAGTCAACATGATAATAAAGATAAAGCAATGACTTTATTAAGAGCAAGAATTTATGAAGCAGAACTTGAAAAACAACAAAGTGAAGCTGCTAGTATGAGAAAAAATGCTGTAGGGACTGGAGCTAGAAGTGAAAAAATAAGAACTTATAATTATGCTCAAAACAGAGTTACTGATCATAGAGTAAATTTAACTTTAAATAAGTTAGATCAAGTTATGGAAGGTAATTTAGATGAAATCATTGTTGAATTAATTAATGATGAACAAAAAAATATGATTACTCAACATATACAAGGTTAG